Proteins found in one Streptomyces sp. NBC_00289 genomic segment:
- a CDS encoding GntR family transcriptional regulator yields the protein MGTAVGGERSVPRYVQIADEIVQQIRAGVIKPGDMVPSESELVDRYGVSGGTIRKAMVEVRASGLVETRHGKGSIVKDRPPVRHRSSDRFRRSLRQGGKAAYLAESAQSGATAKVSVLYIGPMEAPEDAAERLGVPAGTQVLARRRLYFRNGTPVETATSYLPWDVVKDIPELFAENPGGGGIYARLEDHGHEFEEFVETLQGRPASKAESSELALSPGAPVIHLIREARTTEGRVVEVCDTLMAADQFVFEYRIPALD from the coding sequence ATGGGAACAGCAGTAGGAGGTGAGCGGTCCGTACCTCGCTACGTACAGATCGCAGACGAGATCGTGCAGCAGATCCGGGCCGGTGTCATCAAGCCCGGCGACATGGTGCCCAGTGAGTCCGAGCTGGTGGACCGCTACGGCGTATCAGGCGGCACGATCCGTAAGGCCATGGTCGAGGTGCGTGCGAGCGGGCTGGTCGAGACACGGCACGGCAAGGGCTCGATCGTGAAGGATCGGCCGCCCGTGCGCCATCGGTCCTCCGACCGCTTCCGGCGTTCACTTCGGCAGGGTGGCAAAGCTGCCTATCTCGCCGAGTCTGCGCAGTCCGGCGCCACGGCCAAGGTGAGCGTCCTCTACATCGGCCCAATGGAGGCCCCGGAGGATGCTGCGGAGCGCTTGGGCGTCCCCGCCGGCACTCAGGTGCTCGCCCGGCGACGCCTCTACTTCCGTAACGGCACGCCCGTCGAGACGGCGACGTCGTACCTCCCGTGGGACGTCGTGAAGGACATCCCTGAGCTGTTCGCCGAGAACCCCGGCGGTGGCGGCATCTACGCCCGACTCGAAGACCACGGGCACGAGTTCGAGGAGTTCGTCGAGACCCTGCAAGGGCGGCCGGCCTCCAAGGCGGAGTCCTCGGAGCTGGCTCTCAGCCCCGGCGCCCCCGTCATCCACCTGATCCGTGAAGCACGTACGACCGAGGGACGCGTGGTCGAGGTCTGTGACACGCTCATGGCCGCTGACCAGTTCGTTTTCGAGTACCGGATCCCCGCCCTCGACTGA